In Paenibacillus antri, a single window of DNA contains:
- a CDS encoding YjfB family protein: protein MEISLDTAILKRDVSYAMYGKVKDLAKQQASQLLADFAGAQPQAAPHPNLGKVLDVTI, encoded by the coding sequence ATGGAAATCTCGCTCGATACCGCGATCTTGAAGCGAGACGTGTCGTACGCGATGTACGGCAAGGTGAAGGATTTGGCCAAGCAGCAGGCGTCGCAATTGTTGGCCGACTTCGCCGGAGCGCAGCCTCAGGCGGCGCCGCATCCGAATCTCGGGAAGGTGCTGGACGTAACAATTTGA
- a CDS encoding D-2-hydroxyacid dehydrogenase encodes MTRTIAIIPKLKAPELNRIREAAPGWTVLAGGEATDDAVRNAEIVVGWRDGLESVVLSESSRVRWLQSWSAGMDHLEIDRYLERGIELTSANGVHAYPISETVFAMLLAFTRKIDAYIRNQQHRKWDHAGLKSEMHGKTIGIVGVGAIGEETARIAKAAFGMRVLGVRRSGAPSPAVDEMFAVERLLDMLPACDYVVAVVPSTSESKHLFDARAFAAMKETAYFVNVGRGSVVDTEALIDALNAGRIAGAGLDVFEEEPLPADHPLWAMNNVIVTPHTAGSTERYAERAVDIFLSNLEMVLNGRPPAINRLGAQGKRY; translated from the coding sequence ATGACCAGAACGATCGCGATCATTCCGAAATTGAAGGCGCCCGAGTTGAACCGGATTCGCGAAGCGGCTCCGGGCTGGACCGTGCTGGCGGGAGGGGAGGCGACGGACGACGCGGTCCGGAACGCCGAGATCGTCGTCGGTTGGCGGGACGGGCTCGAGTCGGTCGTGTTGTCCGAGTCGTCCCGCGTAAGATGGCTGCAAAGCTGGAGCGCCGGCATGGATCATCTGGAAATCGATCGCTACCTGGAGCGAGGGATCGAGCTGACGAGCGCGAACGGCGTGCACGCGTATCCGATCTCCGAAACCGTGTTCGCGATGCTGCTCGCCTTCACGCGCAAGATCGACGCATACATTCGCAACCAACAGCATCGAAAATGGGACCACGCCGGCCTCAAATCCGAGATGCACGGCAAGACGATCGGCATCGTCGGCGTCGGCGCGATCGGGGAAGAGACGGCGCGCATCGCGAAGGCGGCGTTCGGCATGCGCGTGCTCGGCGTGCGCCGGTCGGGGGCGCCGTCGCCCGCCGTCGACGAGATGTTCGCGGTCGAACGGTTGCTCGACATGCTGCCGGCCTGCGATTACGTCGTCGCCGTCGTACCGTCGACGTCCGAGTCGAAGCATCTGTTCGACGCCCGCGCGTTCGCGGCGATGAAGGAGACGGCGTACTTCGTGAACGTCGGACGCGGCAGCGTCGTCGACACCGAAGCGCTGATCGACGCTTTGAACGCCGGGCGAATCGCCGGAGCGGGGCTCGACGTCTTCGAGGAAGAGCCGCTGCCGGCGGATCATCCGCTCTGGGCGATGAATAACGTCATCGTGACGCCGCATACGGCCGGGTCGACCGAGCGGTACGCGGAGAGAGCGGTCGATATTTTCCTGAGCAACCTGGAGATGGTGCTGAACGGCCGTCCGCCGGCGATCAATCGGCTCGGCGCGCAAGGCAAGCGCTACTGA
- a CDS encoding YwaF family protein gives MREPFVLFSAAHGAGLLAAALAVAAIVGFRAALRRPTANRIARYGLAGLLAASEAALYSWYTITDAWGLYALPFQLCTMTLWFSVFALLTRKRTLVEISFFLGILGALQALATPYLTVGFPDFRYFHFFLAHIGIVSAGVFLTAVDGIRPTWHSALRSLLWLNALAVPAGIANAITGENFMFLARKPSTGSLLDALAPWPWYILELEAVALLMIFALLGIVKAADAIASRRGKRNQPDLS, from the coding sequence ATGAGGGAACCGTTCGTCTTATTTTCCGCGGCGCACGGAGCGGGTCTGCTCGCGGCGGCGCTGGCGGTAGCGGCGATCGTCGGCTTCCGCGCCGCGCTGCGCCGTCCGACGGCCAACCGTATCGCGCGGTACGGGCTTGCCGGCTTGCTCGCCGCCTCGGAGGCAGCGCTATACTCCTGGTATACGATAACGGACGCTTGGGGGCTCTACGCGCTGCCGTTCCAGCTGTGCACAATGACGTTGTGGTTTTCCGTGTTCGCTTTGTTGACACGAAAGCGGACGTTAGTAGAGATTTCGTTCTTCCTCGGCATCTTAGGCGCGCTGCAAGCGCTGGCGACGCCGTACTTGACCGTAGGCTTTCCCGACTTCCGTTACTTTCACTTCTTCCTCGCGCATATCGGCATCGTCAGCGCCGGCGTATTTCTTACCGCGGTGGACGGGATCCGACCGACCTGGCATTCCGCGCTCCGATCGCTGCTCTGGTTGAACGCGCTCGCCGTCCCCGCGGGCATCGCGAACGCGATCACGGGCGAAAATTTCATGTTCCTTGCGCGAAAGCCGTCGACGGGCTCGCTGCTCGACGCATTGGCGCCGTGGCCTTGGTACATTCTCGAGCTCGAGGCGGTGGCGCTGCTGATGATCTTCGCGCTGCTCGGCATCGTAAAGGCGGCCGACGCCATCGCGTCGCGACGAGGAAAGCGCAACCAACCGGATTTATCCTAA
- a CDS encoding circularly permuted type 2 ATP-grasp protein: protein MNLSQSQSGLPFAAATAAYYDEMHDAGGRVRPHYEEVCRTFERMTPEIVARRQAAMNDRMLEEGITYTLYDPGQADPLERTIPFDLIPRIIPNAEWRELERGLVQRTKALNCFLADVYHEQHILHDGIIPRKLIVANRYFRPEMMRLQVPNGIYTTCAGIDLIRDEQGNYFVLEDNLRSPSGYSYLFTSRSIMKRLFRELYFSHPIEEVDHSLNHFLAALKRMSPSDRANPTIALLTPGSYNSAYFEHTYLAQQMGIELVEGRDLVCMDHKIYMRTRSGLRRIDVIYRRIDDDFLDPLAFRPDSLLGVAGVMNAYRAGNVAIANAPGTGVADDKAIYTFVPDMIKYYLNEEPILSNVPTYLLSRPDEREFVLSRLGEMVVKETSLSGGYGMLIGPTATDEEIASFAVKIRENPSNYIAQPTIKLSTAPIYRDGGFVPRHIDLRAFVLSGRETHVIPGGLTRVAMKEGSLVVNSSQGGGVKDTWVLGT from the coding sequence ATGAACCTATCGCAATCGCAGTCCGGGTTGCCGTTCGCGGCGGCGACAGCTGCATATTACGACGAGATGCACGACGCCGGGGGGCGGGTCAGGCCGCATTACGAGGAGGTCTGCCGAACGTTCGAGCGCATGACGCCGGAAATCGTGGCGCGCCGGCAAGCCGCGATGAACGATCGCATGCTCGAAGAAGGGATCACCTATACGCTCTACGACCCCGGTCAAGCGGATCCGCTCGAGCGGACGATCCCGTTCGATCTGATCCCCCGCATTATCCCGAACGCGGAGTGGCGGGAGCTCGAGCGCGGACTCGTGCAGCGCACGAAGGCGCTGAACTGCTTCCTGGCCGACGTGTATCACGAGCAGCATATCTTGCACGACGGAATCATTCCCCGCAAGCTCATCGTCGCGAACCGGTATTTTCGTCCGGAGATGATGCGCCTGCAGGTGCCGAACGGCATCTATACGACCTGCGCCGGCATCGACCTGATCCGCGACGAGCAAGGTAATTATTTCGTGCTCGAAGACAACCTGCGTTCGCCTTCAGGCTACTCCTACCTCTTCACCTCGCGTTCGATCATGAAGCGGCTGTTCCGCGAGCTGTACTTCTCGCATCCGATCGAAGAGGTCGACCACAGCTTGAATCATTTCCTCGCCGCGCTGAAGCGTATGTCCCCCTCGGATCGTGCGAACCCGACGATCGCGCTGCTTACGCCGGGCAGCTATAACTCCGCTTATTTCGAACATACGTATTTAGCCCAGCAGATGGGCATCGAGCTCGTCGAAGGCCGAGATTTGGTATGCATGGACCATAAGATCTACATGCGAACCCGGTCGGGGCTGCGCCGCATCGACGTCATCTATCGGCGGATCGACGACGACTTCCTCGATCCGCTCGCCTTCCGACCCGACTCGCTGCTCGGCGTAGCCGGCGTCATGAACGCGTACCGCGCGGGCAACGTCGCGATCGCGAACGCGCCGGGCACCGGCGTGGCGGACGACAAGGCGATCTACACGTTCGTTCCCGACATGATCAAATATTATTTGAACGAGGAGCCGATTCTGTCGAACGTACCTACGTATCTGCTCTCGAGACCCGACGAGCGGGAGTTCGTGCTCTCGCGGCTCGGCGAGATGGTCGTGAAGGAGACGTCGCTCTCCGGCGGCTACGGCATGCTGATCGGTCCGACCGCCACGGACGAGGAGATCGCGTCGTTCGCGGTCAAGATTCGAGAGAATCCGTCGAATTACATCGCGCAGCCTACGATCAAGCTGTCCACGGCGCCGATTTATCGGGACGGCGGCTTCGTCCCGCGCCATATCGATCTTCGGGCGTTCGTGCTGTCGGGCCGAGAGACGCACGTCATCCCCGGCGGGTTGACGCGGGTCGCCATGAAGGAAGGTTCGCTCGTCGTCAACTCCTCGCAAGGGGGCGGCGTGAAAGACACATGGGTGCTGGGGACGTAA
- a CDS encoding alpha-E domain-containing protein has translation MMNRIAESLFWIGRYTERAENHARLIDAFYHIREETSSGERLWIRIVQALGDPAVFETVYRTYGEREVLHYMILDPNHMNSIQSCVHQARSNLKAIRDRLPEELWDILNGFALWLKSNETDELLLDSPFLFLKRVKEWLGAFYGAAHHTMMRDRHWHMMESGRFLERAENTARLFDSVYHSILEDPKKTQFYLFSAVRAIGGADVFRRLHMDLFSVENVVSLLILNEKFPRSVQFGLGELEGQLRSLRNLESSDAAYDKAIRLVVKARAELSWLEGTDGGEASLHDNLVHCMTVIHGLGGLIGNAFFREEQGAGA, from the coding sequence ATGATGAATCGCATTGCGGAATCGTTGTTCTGGATCGGGCGGTACACCGAGCGGGCGGAAAACCACGCTCGCTTGATCGACGCGTTCTATCACATCCGGGAGGAGACGTCTTCGGGCGAGCGGCTGTGGATCCGCATCGTACAGGCGCTGGGCGACCCGGCGGTGTTCGAAACGGTGTATCGCACGTACGGCGAACGCGAAGTGTTGCACTACATGATTCTGGATCCGAATCATATGAATTCGATCCAATCCTGCGTCCATCAGGCGCGTTCGAATCTCAAAGCGATCCGCGACCGGCTGCCGGAGGAGCTGTGGGATATCCTGAACGGCTTCGCGCTCTGGCTCAAGAGCAACGAGACGGACGAACTGCTGCTCGATTCGCCGTTCTTGTTCCTGAAGCGCGTGAAGGAATGGCTCGGCGCGTTCTACGGCGCGGCGCATCATACGATGATGCGGGACCGTCACTGGCATATGATGGAGAGCGGACGGTTTCTCGAGCGGGCGGAAAATACGGCAAGGCTGTTCGATTCGGTCTATCACTCGATTCTGGAGGACCCGAAGAAGACGCAGTTTTACTTGTTTTCCGCGGTGCGGGCGATCGGCGGCGCGGACGTGTTCCGGCGCCTCCATATGGATCTCTTTTCAGTGGAAAACGTCGTCTCTCTGCTCATCCTCAACGAGAAGTTTCCCCGTTCGGTGCAATTCGGCCTCGGTGAACTGGAAGGGCAGCTTCGCTCGCTCCGCAATCTCGAAAGCTCCGACGCGGCGTACGATAAAGCGATCCGGCTCGTCGTCAAGGCGAGAGCGGAGCTTTCGTGGCTGGAAGGAACCGATGGCGGAGAAGCCTCCCTTCACGACAACCTGGTGCATTGCATGACGGTCATCCACGGGCTCGGAGGCTTGATCGGGAATGCGTTCTTTCGCGAGGAGCAGGGGGCGGGCGCATGA
- a CDS encoding transglutaminase family protein, with product MKFKICHVTTYRYDEPVTDSVNEIRLAPRTNYRQSCYHHSVAIEPNAPLLTYEDGFGNRIHAFTVNNSHRELVIRSESTVVTHDNDGVRKRVLTPEEDWATLADDAVQNKYAEYLIPTPYTEANDDVAAFAASCGRPGAGVYEQTMELVSRIYEEFEYRPNATRIGTTPAELLEGRAGVCQDFAHLMIAACRLSGIPARYASGYHFIGDLQTRAADFEQASHAWVEAYIPGTGWLGFDPTNNNRVDGRYIKLGHGRDYLDIVPVKGIYRGTPNQRLFVDVDVQLIDK from the coding sequence ATGAAGTTCAAAATTTGTCACGTCACCACGTACCGATACGACGAGCCGGTCACGGACAGTGTCAATGAAATCCGACTCGCTCCGCGTACGAACTATCGGCAATCCTGTTACCACCACTCCGTCGCGATCGAGCCGAACGCGCCGCTCCTTACCTACGAGGACGGCTTCGGCAACCGGATCCATGCGTTCACCGTCAATAACTCGCATCGGGAGCTCGTCATTCGGTCCGAATCGACGGTCGTCACGCACGATAACGACGGGGTGCGCAAGCGAGTGTTGACGCCCGAAGAGGATTGGGCGACGCTCGCGGACGACGCCGTGCAGAACAAGTACGCCGAATATTTGATCCCGACGCCTTACACGGAGGCGAACGACGACGTGGCCGCGTTCGCGGCGTCGTGCGGGCGGCCTGGCGCGGGCGTCTACGAGCAGACGATGGAGCTCGTCTCCAGGATTTACGAGGAGTTCGAGTATCGGCCGAACGCGACCCGCATCGGCACAACGCCCGCGGAGCTGCTCGAGGGGCGAGCCGGCGTCTGTCAAGACTTCGCGCATTTGATGATCGCCGCATGCCGATTATCGGGCATTCCGGCGCGATACGCGAGCGGGTACCACTTCATCGGCGATCTGCAGACGCGCGCCGCCGATTTCGAGCAGGCGTCCCATGCATGGGTGGAGGCGTATATTCCGGGCACCGGCTGGCTCGGGTTCGACCCGACGAACAATAACCGCGTCGACGGCCGATATATCAAGCTCGGTCACGGCCGCGATTATCTCGATATCGTGCCGGTGAAGGGGATTTACCGCGGAACGCCGAACCAGCGGCTGTTCGTCGACGTCGACGTGCAGCTGATCGACAAATAA
- a CDS encoding chemotaxis protein CheX yields MQAELINPFLTSSIQVFETIVQVKPTVGKLQLKQMRYTEDYVWLKIRIHGQMEKEILFGFPDTMAMNIVSTMLGGYAVTELDDMCRSAVAELGNMISGNASTILYHNGIAVDITPPSLVGDGAIDWGKKAVSIPLSVERIGDFDINILV; encoded by the coding sequence ATGCAGGCCGAACTCATTAACCCGTTCTTGACTTCTTCGATACAAGTATTCGAGACGATCGTTCAAGTGAAGCCCACCGTGGGCAAATTACAGCTAAAGCAAATGCGATATACGGAAGATTACGTATGGCTTAAAATCCGCATCCACGGCCAGATGGAGAAGGAGATCTTGTTCGGCTTCCCCGACACGATGGCGATGAATATCGTCTCGACGATGCTCGGAGGATATGCGGTCACGGAGCTCGACGACATGTGCCGGAGCGCCGTAGCGGAGCTGGGCAATATGATCAGCGGCAATGCCAGCACGATACTGTATCACAACGGCATCGCCGTCGACATTACGCCGCCGAGCCTCGTCGGCGACGGCGCGATCGATTGGGGCAAGAAGGCCGTCAGCATCCCGTTATCGGTCGAGCGGATCGGAGATTTCGACATCAATATTCTCGTCTGA
- a CDS encoding diacylglycerol/lipid kinase family protein, with the protein MARLGFIVNAASGNGRGAKVWSAVERELSARSVPYDVFRTEASGHATALAQRMVRDRSYDSITAIGGDGTVNEVAAGLLGSDVALGHIGAGSGNDFARAMGLPSEPSEAVEALVRGDRLEIDVGRAGGRVFVNSFGSGFDGEVAARSNGSPWKRWMNKIGLGAVSYGLIVLAALGAYRPARVNVALDGRSYDFDDVWLVVAANLPYLGGGMHICPGASATDGVMDVCVVHGLGRLRLLRHFPLIYRGAHVSLPYVTMLRGARLSLKSDRTLACHVDGETAEPLVTELTLVPRGLSLIVPERQ; encoded by the coding sequence ATGGCAAGGCTTGGGTTTATCGTGAACGCCGCTTCCGGCAACGGGCGAGGGGCGAAGGTTTGGTCCGCCGTCGAACGGGAGCTTTCGGCAAGAAGCGTGCCGTACGACGTCTTTCGGACGGAGGCGTCCGGCCACGCGACGGCGCTCGCGCAGCGGATGGTCCGGGATCGGTCGTACGATTCGATCACGGCGATCGGCGGCGACGGCACGGTGAACGAGGTCGCGGCGGGGCTGCTCGGCAGCGACGTGGCGCTCGGGCATATCGGCGCCGGCTCGGGCAACGATTTCGCGCGGGCTATGGGGCTGCCTTCGGAGCCGAGCGAGGCGGTCGAGGCGCTCGTGCGCGGGGATCGGCTCGAGATCGACGTCGGCCGCGCGGGCGGGCGCGTCTTCGTCAATTCGTTCGGTTCCGGCTTCGACGGCGAAGTGGCCGCGAGGTCGAACGGCTCTCCGTGGAAGCGGTGGATGAATAAGATCGGACTGGGCGCCGTCTCCTACGGTTTGATCGTACTGGCGGCGCTCGGCGCATATCGTCCTGCGCGGGTCAACGTCGCATTGGACGGCCGATCGTACGACTTCGATGACGTCTGGCTCGTCGTCGCGGCGAATTTGCCGTATCTCGGCGGCGGGATGCATATTTGTCCCGGCGCGTCCGCGACGGACGGCGTCATGGACGTGTGCGTCGTGCACGGCCTCGGGCGGCTGCGGCTGCTGCGCCACTTCCCGCTCATTTATCGCGGCGCGCATGTCTCGCTGCCGTATGTTACGATGCTGCGCGGCGCGCGCCTGAGTCTGAAGAGCGATCGAACGCTGGCCTGCCACGTGGACGGGGAAACCGCCGAGCCGTTGGTTACCGAGCTGACGCTCGTTCCGCGGGGGCTCTCGTTGATCGTTCCGGAGCGCCAATGA
- a CDS encoding VOC family protein — translation MYEALHHVAVVVVDLERARRFYGGVLGLEELDGRPAFPFPGAWYALGEDQLHLIVHDEAKTLRGAFSIDSKDGHFAVRVRDASEVRARLEAADWPFDDRPQSITGWHQLFTTDPDGNVLEFNSKIPSREEGGKNE, via the coding sequence ATGTATGAAGCGCTGCATCATGTCGCGGTCGTCGTCGTCGATCTGGAACGAGCCAGACGATTCTACGGCGGCGTGCTCGGACTCGAGGAATTGGACGGCCGTCCCGCCTTTCCGTTCCCCGGCGCGTGGTATGCGCTCGGGGAGGATCAACTGCATCTGATCGTGCATGACGAGGCCAAGACGCTGCGAGGCGCCTTCTCGATCGATTCGAAAGACGGCCACTTCGCCGTACGCGTGCGCGACGCCTCGGAAGTGAGAGCCCGGCTCGAGGCGGCCGATTGGCCGTTCGACGATCGCCCGCAGAGCATTACGGGGTGGCACCAATTGTTCACGACGGATCCGGACGGCAACGTCCTAGAATTCAACAGCAAAATTCCCTCGCGGGAGGAAGGCGGCAAAAACGAATGA
- a CDS encoding ThuA domain-containing protein, with protein sequence MTKKTVIALVGDYYHRASWAEAALRLAAAGLEDVELRFVEEAGFEAALGEGPGMVVLFKEDRVDPNADEPRRWMSEALQRKASDYVEAGGSWLAWHSGLASYDPEGPYVKMLRGYFEFHPAQHQQVRYSPTAADEAAYELYDEHYFVSCDEANTNVFLRSSSVDGDSIAGWSHTFGRGFVACYTPAHNEEALSGEAVASTLRKLLARGLGLEPK encoded by the coding sequence ATGACGAAGAAAACCGTAATCGCCCTAGTAGGAGACTATTATCATCGTGCGTCGTGGGCGGAAGCGGCGCTGCGCCTCGCCGCGGCGGGCCTGGAGGACGTAGAATTGCGGTTCGTCGAGGAAGCGGGATTCGAAGCGGCGTTGGGAGAAGGTCCCGGGATGGTCGTCTTGTTCAAGGAGGATCGCGTCGATCCGAACGCGGACGAACCGCGGCGCTGGATGAGCGAAGCGCTGCAACGGAAAGCGTCGGATTACGTAGAAGCGGGAGGAAGCTGGCTCGCGTGGCATTCCGGTCTGGCGAGTTACGATCCTGAGGGGCCTTACGTGAAGATGCTTCGAGGATATTTCGAATTCCATCCGGCGCAACATCAGCAGGTGCGTTACTCTCCGACGGCGGCGGACGAAGCGGCTTATGAATTGTATGACGAGCATTACTTCGTCTCGTGCGACGAAGCGAATACGAACGTCTTCCTGCGATCGTCCTCCGTGGACGGGGATTCGATCGCAGGCTGGTCGCATACGTTCGGCCGAGGGTTCGTCGCTTGTTACACGCCGGCGCACAACGAAGAGGCGTTGAGCGGGGAAGCCGTCGCCTCGACGCTTCGGAAGCTTCTCGCGCGCGGGCTCGGTCTGGAGCCGAAGTAA
- a CDS encoding sensor domain-containing diguanylate cyclase produces MDITKLSKLYIDTTDDLLFLVRVTGDSAPYEFRFESVNAAYLRHTGLTEAMIGRTIAETLPPDVVDFVQAKFTEAVASRRTILYEEPVTFLGNERIVETTLTPFFDAAAGRPESLLGVTRDITERKRSERFIRESEERYRTLVQLSPDSILIHDEGEIVFCNEACARLVQADHPDELLGTNMFDYLMPDAQRKMELLMQRIYGMESGELPAFETKLVRRKTREVIDVEGTAAFVEHNGKKLLQVVLRNVTKRSIEKERLQRLSQLDGLTNIANRRYFDAVMTREVNRARRNKLPIALLLFDIDNFKKYNDMYGHLTGDDCLKRVTVAASRMLKRPGDLLARFGGEEFAVLLPETDVFGAETVAEQLRTTIESLAIPHPQSDVLPVVTISVGVSSMTRPTSADIVPFIERADRALYAAKRNGKNRVEVYDKLSFRHE; encoded by the coding sequence ATGGACATTACGAAGCTTTCCAAGCTCTATATCGATACAACCGACGATTTACTGTTTTTAGTGCGCGTGACCGGCGACTCGGCTCCTTACGAGTTCCGATTCGAATCCGTCAATGCCGCGTACTTGCGTCATACCGGCCTCACGGAGGCGATGATCGGCCGCACGATTGCGGAGACGCTGCCGCCTGACGTCGTCGACTTCGTGCAAGCCAAATTTACGGAGGCCGTCGCCTCCCGCCGCACCATTTTGTACGAAGAACCGGTCACGTTCCTCGGCAACGAACGCATCGTCGAGACGACGCTGACGCCGTTCTTCGACGCCGCCGCCGGCCGGCCGGAATCGCTGCTCGGCGTTACCCGCGACATTACGGAGCGCAAGCGATCCGAACGGTTCATCCGGGAAAGCGAGGAGCGGTACCGCACCCTCGTGCAGCTGTCCCCGGACTCGATTCTTATTCACGACGAAGGCGAGATCGTCTTCTGCAACGAAGCGTGCGCCCGACTCGTGCAAGCCGATCATCCGGACGAGCTGCTCGGCACGAACATGTTCGACTACTTGATGCCCGACGCCCAGCGCAAGATGGAATTGTTGATGCAGCGCATCTACGGCATGGAGTCCGGCGAACTGCCCGCGTTCGAGACGAAGCTCGTCCGGAGGAAAACCCGGGAAGTCATCGACGTCGAAGGCACCGCCGCGTTCGTCGAACACAACGGGAAGAAGCTGCTCCAAGTCGTGCTTCGGAACGTGACCAAGCGCAGCATCGAGAAGGAACGGCTTCAGCGGCTGTCGCAGCTGGACGGACTTACGAACATCGCGAACCGGCGATATTTCGACGCGGTGATGACCCGCGAAGTCAATCGCGCGAGGCGCAACAAGCTGCCGATCGCCCTGCTGTTGTTCGACATCGACAATTTCAAGAAATATAACGATATGTACGGCCACCTGACCGGGGACGACTGCTTGAAGCGCGTCACCGTGGCGGCGAGCCGAATGCTGAAGCGGCCGGGCGATCTGCTCGCGCGTTTCGGCGGCGAAGAATTCGCGGTGCTGCTGCCGGAGACGGACGTGTTCGGCGCCGAGACCGTGGCCGAGCAGCTTCGGACGACGATCGAATCGTTGGCCATACCCCATCCGCAATCGGACGTGCTGCCGGTCGTCACGATCAGCGTCGGCGTCTCCAGCATGACGCGCCCGACCTCGGCCGATATCGTCCCATTCATCGAACGGGCGGATCGGGCGCTGTATGCGGCGAAACGTAACGGCAAGAATCGCGTAGAAGTGTATGATAAGCTTTCGTTCCGTCATGAATAA
- a CDS encoding TlpA family protein disulfide reductase, whose translation MFILQLGPLSLNGPLLLLLWFGASGYAVVRASGIGEEAKERIRSALLGGGILWLLVWKTSLLWLDPQGVLAHPSSLLYLDGGTTGRYAATGIAVVYAAFRWRDSPRLLASGAAALVLYAASGAFAMQLGYAALGRPEFAPATAAAAALATGVWFAVRHAWRRAATVRKAAIESAVWVVAAALLLGVAAEAADVYEARVRESAAGVGSAAGQLAPDVELTLPDGATAPLSAYRGRPVFVNFWASWCPPCRAEMPSLQRLHETFDARGVAVLAVNMATTEARPDAGERYLAERGFTMPAVSDASGEAKRAFRVRAYPTSFAIDADGVIVGRYEGAMHYRAMAEELERLLSPSTAERRERP comes from the coding sequence TTGTTTATTTTGCAACTCGGGCCGCTAAGCCTGAACGGTCCGTTGCTCTTGCTGCTGTGGTTCGGCGCGAGCGGATATGCGGTCGTCCGCGCGTCCGGCATCGGCGAGGAGGCGAAGGAGCGCATCCGTTCCGCCTTGCTCGGAGGCGGCATCCTCTGGCTTCTCGTTTGGAAAACGTCCCTTCTCTGGCTCGATCCGCAAGGCGTCCTCGCCCATCCGTCTTCGCTCTTGTACCTCGACGGCGGAACGACGGGGCGGTACGCGGCGACCGGGATCGCCGTCGTCTACGCGGCGTTCCGGTGGCGCGACTCGCCGCGCCTGCTCGCGTCGGGCGCGGCGGCGCTGGTCTTATACGCCGCGTCGGGCGCGTTCGCGATGCAGCTCGGCTACGCGGCGCTCGGGCGGCCTGAGTTCGCTCCCGCGACCGCGGCGGCGGCCGCGCTCGCGACCGGCGTCTGGTTCGCGGTCCGGCACGCTTGGCGCCGCGCGGCGACGGTTCGCAAAGCCGCGATCGAATCGGCCGTCTGGGTCGTCGCGGCGGCGCTGCTGCTCGGCGTCGCGGCGGAAGCGGCCGACGTCTACGAGGCGCGGGTGCGCGAATCGGCCGCCGGCGTCGGATCCGCGGCCGGTCAGCTCGCGCCGGACGTCGAGCTGACGCTGCCGGACGGCGCGACCGCGCCGCTGTCCGCTTATCGCGGACGTCCCGTGTTCGTCAACTTCTGGGCGAGCTGGTGTCCGCCGTGTCGGGCGGAGATGCCCTCGCTGCAGCGGCTGCACGAAACGTTCGATGCGAGGGGCGTCGCCGTGCTCGCCGTAAACATGGCGACGACGGAAGCTCGCCCCGATGCAGGGGAACGTTACCTCGCGGAGCGCGGGTTTACGATGCCTGCCGTGTCGGACGCGAGCGGGGAAGCGAAGCGCGCGTTCCGCGTCCGCGCGTACCCGACGTCGTTCGCGATCGACGCGGACGGCGTCATCGTCGGGCGGTACGAAGGCGCGATGCATTACCGGGCGATGGCGGAGGAGCTCGAACGGCTGCTATCGCCTTCGACCGCCGAGAGGCGGGAGCGGCCATGA